In the Verrucomicrobiota bacterium genome, one interval contains:
- a CDS encoding lysophospholipid acyltransferase family protein: MKTSGERFFPLTVLIFSLGYLSYFFTKTVCVLFGAPLMLLLTPFPRAKYQVLQTITHGVLGFFTRTWLPLLGVYRIAEISGLESALATRPAILVANHRGFMDSILLLGLVPRMGVLIKSRDTKQPMYALLSKHFDLVSVDRDSLAHISSSLDRCRQVLADGKFLLIFPEGTRARTGRLQSFNRIAFQLAIDTGLPIRSVLIHSTQPFMGKVPGSLFPRRRNEFRIRFLDLETPQPDDDVDRLSERVHRRMARELKTLDAGTVWETGRQNES; this comes from the coding sequence GTGAAAACGTCCGGTGAACGTTTCTTTCCGCTGACCGTGCTGATCTTTTCACTCGGTTACCTGAGTTATTTCTTCACCAAAACCGTCTGTGTGCTGTTCGGCGCGCCGCTCATGCTGTTGTTGACGCCCTTTCCCCGCGCGAAATACCAGGTGCTCCAAACCATCACGCACGGTGTGCTGGGCTTCTTCACCCGCACGTGGCTGCCGTTGTTGGGCGTGTACCGCATTGCAGAAATATCCGGCCTGGAATCGGCGCTCGCCACGCGCCCGGCCATCCTGGTGGCCAATCATCGCGGTTTCATGGATAGCATCCTGCTCCTCGGCCTCGTGCCCCGCATGGGAGTGCTGATCAAATCGCGTGACACCAAGCAACCGATGTACGCATTGTTATCCAAACACTTTGACCTGGTCAGCGTGGACCGCGATTCCCTCGCCCATATCTCCAGTTCACTGGATCGCTGCCGGCAGGTGCTGGCGGACGGGAAATTCCTCCTGATCTTTCCCGAAGGCACGCGCGCCCGCACCGGGCGTCTGCAATCATTTAACCGCATTGCCTTCCAATTGGCCATAGATACCGGGCTGCCCATTCGCTCGGTGCTCATTCATTCCACCCAACCGTTCATGGGAAAAGTTCCGGGCAGCCTCTTTCCGCGCCGCCGCAACGAATTTCGCATCCGCTTTCTTGACCTGGAAACGCCGCAGCCCGATGATGACGTCGACCGCCTGAGCGAACGGGTGCATCGGCGCATGGCCCGCGAATTGAAAACATTGGATGCCGGAACCGTCTGGGAAACAGGCCGTCAAAACGAATCATGA
- a CDS encoding C45 family peptidase has product MSRWRTWLRRLAWLTGGFALLLLLLWGVMSGLMYHWAAVPPALPADTAITNQVAQTRGERVYVGKSWLGRREGLNVLYLTGTPFEMGYANGVLTQKLMDRQEQALLDLLNRVAPYEWTQFLLKFMVVYKNRHLPQHVLPEYQTEILGITLGCPDPHPEVGPYYYRVLNYHAAQDISYMMMNSPLLRRGCTVFGAWGNHTRDGHLLAGRNFDWEAHPVFDEDRLLILCEPKDGIPFVSLAWSGMAGAVSGMNREGLAITVNGAPSDLPGDSATPTCLVAREVLQRARNLAEAVDIIRRRQVFVSAMFLVGSRQDGHFVIVEKTPTQTVIQEPGATPWIICANLYQTPELKNLPINLEYQRMDTSMPRYQRMQELLQAAKGLDIPQSVNLLRDRRLPGNVAAGNGHRSTLNPLIATHAVLMDLTEGLFWAGTSPHQLGKFVAVDVRRLETELPEKTLPADTMLASGEYQRYLAAKGNLEVGRSALKQKQFAVAAQYARQAETNNPGYYQNAWLLAESLFRSGHTVEAAQACASAVAGQPALGGERRQLDQLARDIAQASGSKGGATK; this is encoded by the coding sequence GTGAGCCGCTGGCGCACATGGTTGCGGCGACTTGCCTGGTTGACGGGCGGTTTTGCTTTATTACTCCTATTGTTGTGGGGCGTCATGTCCGGCCTCATGTATCACTGGGCCGCCGTGCCGCCCGCGCTTCCGGCAGATACCGCAATCACCAATCAAGTGGCGCAAACCCGTGGCGAACGCGTGTACGTGGGCAAGAGCTGGCTGGGACGCCGCGAAGGATTGAACGTGCTTTACCTGACCGGCACGCCGTTCGAGATGGGCTATGCCAATGGCGTGCTTACCCAGAAGCTGATGGATCGGCAGGAACAAGCGCTGCTTGATTTACTCAACCGGGTTGCGCCGTACGAGTGGACCCAATTCCTGTTGAAATTCATGGTCGTGTATAAGAACCGGCATCTGCCGCAACACGTCCTGCCTGAGTACCAGACGGAAATCCTGGGCATAACGCTCGGCTGCCCCGATCCGCACCCGGAAGTCGGCCCGTACTATTATCGCGTGCTGAATTATCACGCCGCCCAGGACATCTCATACATGATGATGAACAGCCCGCTGCTCCGGCGCGGCTGCACCGTCTTCGGCGCTTGGGGCAACCACACCCGCGACGGGCATCTGCTGGCAGGACGAAATTTCGATTGGGAGGCGCATCCGGTGTTCGATGAAGACCGGTTGCTCATTCTCTGCGAGCCGAAAGACGGCATTCCCTTTGTATCGCTGGCCTGGTCGGGCATGGCGGGCGCGGTGTCCGGCATGAATCGTGAAGGTCTGGCCATCACGGTGAACGGCGCACCTTCGGATTTGCCCGGCGACTCCGCCACCCCGACCTGCCTGGTGGCGCGCGAGGTGCTGCAACGCGCCCGCAATCTGGCGGAAGCCGTGGACATCATTCGACGGCGGCAAGTGTTTGTCTCAGCCATGTTCCTGGTCGGCAGCCGACAGGATGGGCACTTCGTGATCGTGGAGAAAACCCCCACTCAAACCGTCATCCAAGAACCGGGCGCGACGCCCTGGATCATCTGCGCGAATCTTTACCAAACGCCGGAATTGAAAAACCTGCCCATCAACCTGGAATACCAACGCATGGACACCTCGATGCCCCGATACCAGCGCATGCAGGAATTACTGCAAGCAGCCAAGGGTCTGGACATACCGCAAAGTGTGAACCTGTTGCGCGACCGGCGGCTCCCCGGCAACGTCGCGGCGGGCAACGGACATCGCAGCACTCTGAACCCATTGATCGCCACGCATGCTGTGCTCATGGATTTGACGGAAGGCCTGTTTTGGGCCGGCACGTCACCTCATCAGTTGGGGAAATTTGTGGCAGTGGATGTGCGGCGATTAGAAACCGAGCTGCCGGAGAAAACCCTGCCCGCCGATACCATGCTGGCCAGCGGGGAATACCAGCGTTACCTCGCGGCCAAAGGAAATTTGGAAGTCGGACGAAGCGCATTAAAACAAAAACAATTTGCCGTGGCGGCGCAGTACGCTCGCCAGGCGGAGACCAATAACCCCGGCTATTATCAGAACGCCTGGCTGTTGGCGGAAAGTTTGTTTCGCAGTGGCCACACCGTGGAAGCGGCACAGGCCTGCGCTTCCGCCGTGGCAGGCCAACCTGCCTTGGGCGGCGAACGGCGACAGCTTGACCAACTCGCCCGCGATATTGCCCAGGCCAGTGGCAGCAAGGGAGGCGCGACTAAGTGA
- the fabZ gene encoding 3-hydroxyacyl-ACP dehydratase FabZ, producing the protein MSDKALFELPDILPVLPHRPPFLFVDRILALDPHKSILAERTLRADEPQFTGHFPGQPIMPGVLVGEALAQTSGLLLGFSDKLTATQAPERPRMFFLATTNLKFTHPAVPGDVLKLRSVFDKNFGGLYRFSVEATAGRNVIASGILTLALVGGTA; encoded by the coding sequence ATGAGTGATAAAGCATTATTTGAACTGCCGGACATTTTGCCCGTGCTGCCGCACCGGCCGCCGTTTCTATTTGTGGATCGCATCCTCGCCCTGGACCCGCACAAAAGCATCCTGGCTGAGCGCACCCTCCGTGCCGATGAACCCCAATTCACCGGCCATTTTCCAGGCCAACCCATCATGCCGGGAGTTTTGGTGGGGGAAGCTCTGGCCCAGACCAGCGGTCTGCTGCTAGGATTCAGTGACAAACTGACCGCCACCCAAGCGCCCGAGCGCCCCCGAATGTTCTTCCTGGCCACGACGAATCTCAAGTTCACCCATCCCGCAGTGCCCGGCGACGTGCTAAAATTGCGCTCCGTTTTCGATAAGAACTTTGGCGGGCTCTATCGCTTCAGCGTCGAAGCCACCGCCGGGCGCAACGTGATCGCCAGCGGCATTTTGACCCTGGCGCTGGTCGGAGGAACCGCATGA
- a CDS encoding DNA-binding protein, with protein sequence MKTDKVAIERKMFVFTLRENPRGRFLRITEDVNGRRDTIIIPAPGLADFKKIMDEMIAASDATPQKTPSSPPPAPAE encoded by the coding sequence ATTAAAACCGATAAAGTGGCGATCGAACGCAAAATGTTCGTTTTCACCCTTCGCGAAAACCCGCGCGGACGGTTTTTACGAATTACCGAAGATGTGAATGGACGCCGGGATACTATCATCATCCCTGCCCCAGGTTTAGCGGATTTCAAAAAGATCATGGACGAAATGATTGCGGCATCCGACGCCACCCCCCAAAAGACACCGTCTTCGCCGCCGCCAGCACCTGCCGAATAG
- a CDS encoding NAD(P)H-dependent oxidoreductase, translating to MKQKVLLLRANPRKTGFTQRLGDWFLAGLREAGAKVRDVDVPALGLNPCLGCFHCWLVEPGQCVHGDAMSAQLEYIREATVVVCATPIYYYSMSAYLKTYFERTFPLAKPGIQVSGKGLTRNSIRHLADWKDKKFISIITGALRDPEAYRPATETFQLIADSLDMELGGQLTRPECYLLDYPLSKPKTLKRVEAAFIQAGREAGTTGRLSTETMQAAALPLAADLNHYRTYSNYYWTWANDMGEEALEPSNVQRRVATDARILMREMVRSHDAKATARVKAVLQFEFPDRQLVYSVRLNADHCELAETGVANPDLRVTCNSTVWSAVFMRQLDLREALRNGSLRLAGDKSLFTRLDRFFPPPSE from the coding sequence ATGAAGCAAAAGGTCCTGCTGCTGCGAGCCAACCCGCGCAAAACCGGTTTCACCCAGCGTTTGGGCGATTGGTTTCTGGCGGGGCTCCGCGAGGCGGGTGCCAAAGTGCGCGACGTGGATGTCCCCGCGCTAGGGCTGAATCCCTGTCTGGGCTGTTTCCATTGCTGGCTGGTTGAGCCGGGGCAATGCGTGCATGGCGACGCCATGAGCGCGCAACTGGAATACATCCGGGAGGCGACCGTGGTGGTTTGTGCCACACCGATTTATTACTACTCGATGAGCGCTTACCTGAAGACCTATTTTGAGCGCACGTTTCCCCTGGCCAAGCCGGGCATTCAGGTTTCCGGCAAAGGGCTGACCCGAAATAGCATTCGCCACCTCGCAGATTGGAAAGACAAGAAATTCATCAGCATTATCACGGGTGCATTGCGCGACCCCGAGGCGTACCGACCCGCAACTGAGACCTTTCAACTCATCGCCGACAGCCTGGACATGGAATTGGGAGGTCAATTGACCCGACCCGAGTGTTATCTGCTCGATTACCCGCTCTCCAAACCCAAAACCTTGAAGCGGGTTGAGGCCGCGTTTATTCAGGCCGGACGCGAGGCGGGCACCACCGGGCGGCTCTCCACCGAAACGATGCAAGCCGCCGCGCTCCCGCTGGCAGCAGACCTCAACCACTATCGCACCTATTCCAATTACTATTGGACATGGGCCAATGACATGGGCGAAGAAGCCCTTGAACCCTCTAACGTGCAGCGGCGCGTGGCCACCGATGCGCGTATTCTAATGCGCGAGATGGTTCGCAGTCACGATGCCAAGGCCACTGCCCGCGTCAAAGCCGTGCTGCAATTTGAATTCCCGGATCGGCAACTGGTCTATTCCGTGCGCCTCAACGCCGACCATTGCGAACTGGCGGAAACCGGCGTGGCCAATCCGGATTTGCGGGTCACGTGCAACTCCACGGTATGGTCGGCGGTGTTCATGCGCCAATTGGACCTGCGCGAGGCGTTGCGCAACGGTTCATTGCGTCTGGCGGGCGATAAATCCCTCTTCACGCGTCTGGATCGCTTCTTCCCGCCGCCCTCGGAATGA